One segment of Rickettsiales bacterium Ac37b DNA contains the following:
- a CDS encoding cobyrinic acid a,c-diamide synthase has translation MVQIITIAQQKGGSGKTTIAAHLAISLIYNNSSVALIDIDPQNSLSTWYAQRHKYSGANSNLHLTTTSGWRISSELARLKQIYDFIIIDSPPHIATETKTAMRAADLVIIPVQPTPTDIWATQATVEISNKERKSFVTLLNRVAPNSKLLQKLGPSLPNLLQNYIGNRVAFASSMLEGKCVLETEPNSIAAREIENIVTELSLGFFNKAVLPSYELA, from the coding sequence ATGGTACAAATTATTACTATAGCCCAGCAAAAAGGCGGATCAGGTAAAACTACTATTGCTGCACATCTTGCTATATCTTTAATATATAACAATAGCAGTGTAGCATTAATTGACATTGATCCCCAGAATAGCTTATCTACTTGGTATGCTCAAAGGCATAAATATTCTGGTGCGAATTCTAATTTACATTTAACAACTACCAGTGGGTGGCGTATAAGTAGTGAATTAGCTAGATTAAAACAAATCTACGATTTTATTATTATAGATAGTCCACCTCATATTGCTACAGAAACAAAAACAGCGATGAGAGCTGCGGATTTAGTAATTATACCTGTACAACCTACACCCACTGATATATGGGCTACACAAGCTACAGTGGAGATATCTAATAAAGAACGCAAATCTTTTGTTACTCTATTAAACAGAGTAGCTCCTAATTCAAAACTTCTGCAAAAGCTTGGGCCTTCTTTACCAAATTTATTACAAAATTATATAGGAAATAGGGTAGCATTCGCTTCATCTATGCTTGAAGGAAAATGCGTACTTGAAACAGAACCTAACAGCATCGCTGCAAGAGAAATAGAGAATATAGTAACGGAGCTATCTTTAGGCTTCTTTAATAAAGCAGTCCTACCTTCATATGAATTAGCTTAA
- a CDS encoding hypothetical protein (Domain of unknown function (DUF3576)): MKKISNFYLVSIILISLLLGCKNAKVESVYPKDAETMREERVGSLVNEDPEGGIVLFGAGSSSSKNASNNSRVNNYLWYASLSVLDFMPIQSSDSAGGVLVTDWYEHPRVPGERIKVNVLILGPELRAEALKVKVFKQRLNNKIFVWRDIEVSDSVARELEDKILTKARQLRIAQETK, encoded by the coding sequence ATGAAAAAAATATCTAATTTTTATTTAGTAAGTATTATATTAATAAGTTTATTATTAGGATGTAAAAACGCTAAAGTTGAAAGTGTATATCCTAAAGATGCAGAAACTATGCGTGAAGAACGGGTAGGTTCATTAGTAAATGAAGACCCAGAAGGAGGCATAGTTTTATTTGGAGCAGGCAGCAGCTCTAGTAAAAATGCATCTAACAATTCAAGAGTAAATAATTATTTATGGTATGCATCATTAAGTGTATTAGATTTTATGCCTATTCAAAGTAGTGACTCTGCAGGGGGTGTACTCGTCACAGATTGGTATGAACATCCTAGAGTTCCTGGTGAAAGAATTAAAGTAAATGTATTAATTTTAGGCCCAGAACTAAGGGCAGAGGCATTAAAAGTCAAGGTATTTAAACAGCGTCTTAATAATAAAATTTTTGTATGGCGTGATATAGAGGTAAGCGATAGTGTTGCAAGAGAATTAGAAGATAAAATTCTTACTAAAGCTAGACAATTACGTATTGCTCAAGAAACAAAATAA
- the leuS gene encoding Leucine--tRNA ligase, producing MHNLEEQLKLEAKWQNNWDDSNVFATKQDFSLPKYYVLEMWPYPSGRIHMGHLRNYAIGDVIARFKRAQGFNVLHPMGWDAFGLPAENAAIDNNIPPSTWTYSNIATMKTELKSVGCSYDWSREMATCDPKYYRHEQKIFLLFMQHNLVYRKESVVNWDPIDQTVLANEQVIDGKGWRSGAVVEKRNLTQWFLRITDFADELIQGLDTLPDWPANVKLMQENWIGKSSGAKIFFNILGEKKQLEVFTTRPETIFGASFVAIAPDHHLAIELSKNNVELAQFIEECNKSDVSEATIETREKKGINTGLFVEHPFLSDSPLPIYIANFVLSNYGSGAIFGCPAHDERDMEFAKLYKLPIITVVEDNKITNSDFLNDLMVHEAKLVIVQKLVQLKQGEEAINYRLRDWGISRQRYWGCPIPIIHCNHCGVVPVPDNQLPVLLPEEISFDQRGNPLEHHPTWKYVTCPKCEAKAERDTDTLDTFFDSSWYFARFCDPYASEMLNKEACNHFLPVDQYIGGIEHAVLHLLYSRFFTLALKKCGYLNIKEPFNKLLTQGMVCHETYTTKQGTWLYPDEVMYDNQGQLIQKSTNEPIIKGRVEKMSKSKKNLVNPTSIINEYGADTARLFMLSDNPPERDIEWSYSGVEGAWRYILRLFKLVDQYINPETTEDTGKDNVLYSKITTLIHKTIYNVTEDIDKNHFNKAIARIRELTNSLEELSPSNPYIRSILEEGIITAVKLLQPFIPHTSEELWSKLGHNNMLVLEEWPIYDPELIKDKTVVIAVQINGKLKNTIEVEANLDPANLEKQVLMLPNIQNQLNDKVIKKVIIIPNRIVNIVL from the coding sequence ATGCATAATTTAGAAGAACAGCTAAAATTGGAAGCTAAGTGGCAGAATAATTGGGATGATTCTAATGTATTTGCCACTAAGCAGGATTTCTCTTTACCAAAATATTATGTACTTGAAATGTGGCCTTATCCTTCTGGGCGTATACATATGGGACATCTGCGCAATTATGCTATTGGAGATGTAATAGCAAGATTTAAACGAGCGCAAGGGTTTAATGTATTACATCCTATGGGCTGGGATGCTTTTGGTTTACCAGCTGAAAATGCTGCTATAGATAATAATATTCCGCCTAGTACATGGACTTATAGTAATATAGCTACTATGAAAACAGAGCTAAAATCTGTAGGTTGTTCTTATGATTGGTCACGAGAAATGGCTACATGTGATCCAAAATATTATAGACATGAACAAAAAATATTTTTACTGTTTATGCAGCATAATTTGGTATATAGAAAAGAATCAGTAGTAAATTGGGATCCTATAGATCAAACCGTTTTGGCCAATGAGCAGGTAATAGATGGTAAGGGATGGCGTTCTGGAGCTGTCGTAGAAAAAAGAAATTTAACTCAATGGTTTTTAAGAATTACAGATTTTGCAGATGAGTTAATTCAAGGGTTAGATACTTTGCCTGATTGGCCTGCTAATGTTAAATTAATGCAAGAAAACTGGATAGGAAAATCTTCAGGTGCAAAAATCTTTTTTAACATTCTAGGGGAAAAAAAACAATTAGAAGTATTTACTACCCGTCCTGAAACAATTTTTGGAGCTTCATTTGTTGCCATTGCTCCTGATCATCATTTAGCGATAGAATTAAGTAAAAATAATGTTGAATTGGCACAATTTATTGAAGAATGTAATAAATCTGACGTATCTGAAGCCACCATAGAAACTCGTGAAAAAAAGGGAATAAATACCGGTCTATTTGTAGAGCATCCTTTTTTATCAGATTCCCCTCTCCCTATATATATCGCTAATTTTGTATTATCCAACTATGGTAGCGGCGCTATATTTGGTTGTCCTGCTCATGATGAACGTGATATGGAATTTGCTAAATTATATAAATTGCCTATTATAACTGTAGTTGAAGATAATAAAATAACAAATTCAGACTTCTTAAATGACTTAATGGTTCATGAAGCCAAACTAGTAATAGTTCAAAAATTAGTACAATTAAAGCAAGGTGAAGAAGCAATAAATTATAGGTTAAGAGATTGGGGTATTTCAAGACAGCGTTATTGGGGGTGCCCTATACCCATTATTCACTGCAACCATTGTGGTGTTGTTCCTGTCCCCGACAATCAATTGCCGGTACTATTACCAGAAGAAATAAGTTTTGATCAAAGAGGCAATCCTCTTGAACATCATCCTACATGGAAATATGTAACTTGTCCGAAATGCGAAGCGAAAGCAGAGCGCGATACTGATACTCTAGATACTTTTTTTGACTCTTCTTGGTATTTCGCAAGATTTTGTGACCCTTATGCTAGTGAAATGTTAAATAAAGAAGCGTGCAATCATTTTTTACCAGTTGATCAGTATATAGGTGGAATAGAGCATGCTGTATTACATTTATTATATTCAAGGTTTTTTACTCTAGCGCTCAAAAAATGTGGTTATCTAAATATAAAAGAGCCTTTTAATAAATTGTTAACTCAAGGAATGGTTTGTCATGAAACCTACACTACCAAACAAGGAACATGGCTATATCCTGATGAAGTAATGTATGATAATCAGGGGCAATTAATACAAAAATCTACTAATGAGCCCATTATTAAAGGCCGCGTAGAGAAAATGAGTAAATCGAAAAAAAATCTTGTTAACCCAACGAGTATAATCAATGAATATGGAGCTGATACTGCACGGCTATTTATGTTATCGGATAATCCACCAGAACGTGATATAGAATGGTCATATAGTGGCGTAGAAGGAGCATGGCGCTATATATTAAGACTCTTTAAATTAGTAGATCAATATATAAATCCTGAAACTACTGAAGACACAGGTAAAGATAATGTACTATATTCTAAAATTACTACTTTAATACATAAAACTATTTATAACGTTACAGAAGATATTGATAAAAATCATTTTAATAAGGCAATTGCTCGAATTAGAGAGTTAACAAATAGTTTGGAAGAATTATCTCCTTCAAATCCTTATATAAGGTCTATACTTGAAGAAGGTATAATAACAGCTGTAAAATTATTACAACCCTTTATACCGCATACAAGTGAAGAATTATGGAGTAAGCTTGGTCATAATAATATGTTAGTATTAGAAGAATGGCCTATATATGATCCAGAACTTATTAAGGACAAAACAGTTGTTATAGCTGTTCAAATTAATGGTAAACTGAAAAACACAATAGAGGTTGAAGCAAACTTAGATCCCGCTAACTTAGAAAAGCAGGTATTGATGCTACCAAATATACAAAACCAATTAAATGATAAGGTAATAAAAAAGGTTATAATTATACCTAATCGTATTGTAAATATCGTTCTATAA
- a CDS encoding hypothetical protein (Predicted secreted (periplasmic) protein (DUF2159)) — MYRYFILFLFISACGFQPIYSQNFNFSTADELASISIEPIEGELGNKLHLKLKEAFNPLKKSMPIQYKLHIKLIPILTPAVIIPNSQILNYTSIIKVEYKLIDNQNNKEISEGTITSSDSYYASSSEFATFTSNQTSIENTFKQISDNMKNKLTAFLTNTKLNSH, encoded by the coding sequence ATGTATAGATATTTTATATTGTTCTTATTTATCTCTGCCTGTGGTTTTCAGCCTATATATAGTCAGAATTTTAATTTCTCTACAGCAGATGAGCTTGCATCTATATCGATAGAGCCAATTGAAGGTGAACTAGGTAATAAATTACACCTCAAGCTTAAGGAAGCTTTCAATCCACTAAAAAAATCTATGCCTATACAATATAAATTGCATATAAAATTAATTCCAATACTTACCCCAGCGGTTATTATCCCTAATAGTCAAATTCTAAACTATACTTCTATAATAAAGGTAGAATATAAATTAATTGATAATCAAAATAATAAAGAAATTTCAGAAGGCACTATTACTTCTTCTGACAGTTATTATGCCTCATCTTCTGAATTTGCAACTTTCACCTCAAACCAAACTTCCATAGAAAACACTTTTAAGCAAATTAGTGACAACATGAAAAACAAACTCACAGCTTTTCTAACTAATACTAAACTTAACTCGCACTAA